A window from Peromyscus eremicus chromosome 1, PerEre_H2_v1, whole genome shotgun sequence encodes these proteins:
- the LOC131902423 gene encoding zinc finger protein 419-like, whose amino-acid sequence MAAAEQGPQTQGCVAFKDVAIYFSEEEWTLLDDSQRFLYHRVMMEIFVMVTSMGFVPSEIHDITHPESSGDPFTHALRFLTLGIWTGYWNREGNISPVEQSTFAEQGINTAMLKQQKLTCGDEPLQREQIRILAMKTNRSDPSEKISQSTNDVMDFQDSPNLLESQMTPSARQPHRSSENAESIHTKKRNYKCSECGKAFSYKFRLIRHQKIHTGERPFKCSECGKAFSYKFQLIRHQKTHTGERPFKCSQCGKSFRQNAHLVGHYRVHTGEKPFVCSKCGESYRNRTSLVSHYRRHTGEKPYKCDTCGKSFKEKSNLFYHGRVHNGERPFQCSECGKCFIQNCHLVKHRRVHNTSFVCNECGSAFTSGYSLLRHKRVHTATKQYECKECDKVYCYSSGLYKHRKVHRR is encoded by the exons GGCTGTGTGGCATTTAAGGACGTGGCTATCTACTTCTCAGAGGAAGAATGGACACTTCTGGATGACTCTCAGAGGTTCCTGTACCACAGAGTAATGATGGAGATCTTCGTTATGGTGACCTCAATGG GATTTGTACCTTCTGAGATCCATGACATCACTCACCCGGAGTCTTCAGGAGATCCCTTCACCCATGCACTGAGATTCCTGACTCTAGGTATATGGACAG GATATTGGAACAGAGAGGGCAATATATCACCCGTTGAGCAGAGTACTTTTGCAGAACAAGGGATTAACACAGCCATGCTTAAACAGCAGAAGCTGACATGTGGTGATGAACCCCTACAAAGAGAACAGATCAGGATCCTAGCCATGAAGACCAACAGAAGTGACCCGTCAGAGAAAATTTCACAAAGCACAAATGATGTGATGGACTTCCAGGACTCCCCAAATCTTCTTGAGTCTCAGATGACCCCCAGTGCCAGGCAGCCACACAGAAGCTCTGAGAATGCAGAGTCCATTCACACcaagaaaagaaactacaaaTGCAGTgagtgtggcaaagcctttagTTACAAGTTCCGGCTTATTCGACACCagaaaatacacactggagagagGCCTTTTAAATGCAGTgagtgtggcaaagcctttagTTACAAGTTCCAGCTTATTCGACACCagaaaacacacactggagagaggcCTTTTAAATGCAGTCAGTGTGGGAAATCCTTCCGCCAAAATGCCCATCTTGTTG GTCATTATCgagttcatactggagaaaagcccTTTGTGTGCAGCAAGTGTGGGGAGTCATATAGGAACAGAACCAGCCTTGTAAGTCATTATCGACGTCATACTGGTGAAAAGCCCTACAAGTGCGATACATGTGGAAAGTCATtcaaggaaaaatccaacctttTTTACCATGGCCGAGTGCACAACGGCGAAAGGCCTTTCCAGTGCAGTGAATGTGGAAAGTGTTTCATCCAGAATTGTCACCTTGTGAAACACCGGAGAGTTCACAACACGTCTTTCGTGTGCAATGAGTGTGGGAGTGCCTTTACTTCGGGTTACAGCCTCCTTAGACATAAGAGAGTTCACACGGCAACGAAGCAATATGAGTGCAAGGAGTGTGACAAAGTGTACTGCTATAGTTCTGGCCTCTATAAACATCGGAAGGTTCACAGGAGATGA